A single genomic interval of Falco cherrug isolate bFalChe1 chromosome 8, bFalChe1.pri, whole genome shotgun sequence harbors:
- the UBXN4 gene encoding UBX domain-containing protein 4 isoform X2 gives MMWFGGSIPAAIAAAKQRSSVFVVFVSGEDEQSTEMAARWEDEKVTEAASDGFVAIKIDSKSEACLQFSQIYPVVCVPSSFFIGDNGIPLEVIAGSVSVEELVTRIHKVRQMHTVKGQPLENGSPSPAPCHSSQSDGAPENTQSRAAELCDSPESVTSETIRPSADGANLGQASQEAANSSDGQVSDAQPVNDLTLKVERITKKLEERREEKRKEEEQKEIKKEIERRKTGKEMLEYKRRQEEELTKRMLEERNREKAEEKAARERIRQQIAMDRAERAARFAKSKEEAEAAKAAALQAKQAEIEARKEASQKERSAIARIQFRLPDGSSFTNQFPSEARLEEARQFAAQTVGNAYGNFSLATMFPRREFTKEDYGKKLLELELAPSASVVLLPAGRPATSVVQASGGDLWKFLGTILYPLLAVWRFISNFLFTSPPPSQSAVRSAHQQDHSSPSASSSVEQSRQAVRKRVVEKRGEDFKKEGKIYRLRTQDDGEDENNTWNGNSTQQM, from the exons ATGATGTGGTTCGGGGGCTCCATCCCGGCCGCCATCGCCGCCGCCAAGCAGCGGAGCTCGGTCTTCGTCGTGTTCGTGTCAG GTGAAGATGAACAATCTACTGAGATGGCTGCCAGGTGGGAAGATGAGAAGGTGACTGAAGCTGCCTCAGATGGTTTTGTTGCTATTAAAATTGACTCCAAAAG tgaAGCATGCCTGCAGTTTTCTCAAATCT ATCCCGTAGTGTGCGTTCCATCCAGTTTTTTTATAGGAGACAATGGAATCCCTTTGGAAGTAATTGCTGGCAGCGTTTCTGTTGAAGAGCTTGTTACCAGAATCCATAAAGTTAGACAG ATGCACACAGTAAAAGGGCAGCCTTTGGAAAATGGAAGTCCGTCACCTGCTCCCTGTCACTCCTCTCAGTCTGATGGTGCTCCAGAAAATACACAGTCCAGAGCAGCAGAGCTTTGTGACTCTCCCGAGTCCGTTACGTCTGAGACAATAAGACCTTCTGCCG ATGGAGCAAATTTAGGTCAAGCAAGCCAGGAAGCAGCTAATTCTTCAGATGGGCAAGTGAGTGATGCTCAGCCTGTGAATGATCTTACGCTCAAAGTAGAACG AATAACAAAAAAGCttgaagaaaggagagaagagaaaaggaaagaggaagaacag aaagaaattaagaaagaaattgaaCGGAGAAAAACTGGTAAGGAAATGTTGGAGTACAAAAGACGACAGGAAGAAGAATTGACAAAACGTATGTTAgaggaaaggaacagagaaaaggcagaggagaaggctgctAGAGAGCGTATAAGACAACAGATTGCAATG GATCGTGCTGAAAGAGCAGCTCGCTTTGCAAAATcaaaggaagaggcagaagctgcaaaagctgcagctcttcaggcTAAACAGGCTGAAATAGAAGCCAGAAAAGAAGCATCTCAAAAAGAGCGAAG CGCAATAGCCAGGATTCAGTTCCGCCTCCCAGATGGATCTTCCTTCACTAACCAGTTCCCATCTGAAGCACGGCTAGAAGAAGCAAGGCAATTTGCTGCACAG aCGGTTGGTAATGCTTACGGCAATTTTTCACTGGCAACAATGTTTCCCAGAAGAGAGTTTACCAAAGAAGATTACGGAAAGAAATTACTGGAACTAGAGTTAGCACCCAGTGCTTCAGTAGTGTTGCTGCCG GCGGGAAGACCTGCTACTTCTGTTGTTCAGGCTTCAGGCGGTGATCTGTGGAAGTTCTTGGGCACAATACTTTATCCTCTCTTAGCGGTTTGGAGATTTATTAGCAACTTTTTGTTTACAAGTCCACCCCCCTCACAGTCTGCTGTGAGATCGGCTCATCAGCAAGACCATTCAAGTCCTTCGGCATCTAGCAGCGTTGAGCAAAGCAG GCAAGCAGTCAGGAAACGAGTAGTGGAAAAGCGGGGGgaagactttaaaaaagaaggcaaaatatATAGACTGAGGACTCAAGACGATGGAGAAGATGAAAACAACACTTGGAATGGAAATTCTACACAACAAATGTAG
- the UBXN4 gene encoding UBX domain-containing protein 4 isoform X1: MMWFGGSIPAAIAAAKQRSSVFVVFVSGEDEQSTEMAARWEDEKVTEAASDGFVAIKIDSKSEACLQFSQIYPVVCVPSSFFIGDNGIPLEVIAGSVSVEELVTRIHKVRQMHTVKGQPLENGSPSPAPCHSSQSDGAPENTQSRAAELCDSPESVTSETIRPSAGNDGANLGQASQEAANSSDGQVSDAQPVNDLTLKVERITKKLEERREEKRKEEEQKEIKKEIERRKTGKEMLEYKRRQEEELTKRMLEERNREKAEEKAARERIRQQIAMDRAERAARFAKSKEEAEAAKAAALQAKQAEIEARKEASQKERSAIARIQFRLPDGSSFTNQFPSEARLEEARQFAAQTVGNAYGNFSLATMFPRREFTKEDYGKKLLELELAPSASVVLLPAGRPATSVVQASGGDLWKFLGTILYPLLAVWRFISNFLFTSPPPSQSAVRSAHQQDHSSPSASSSVEQSRQAVRKRVVEKRGEDFKKEGKIYRLRTQDDGEDENNTWNGNSTQQM; this comes from the exons ATGATGTGGTTCGGGGGCTCCATCCCGGCCGCCATCGCCGCCGCCAAGCAGCGGAGCTCGGTCTTCGTCGTGTTCGTGTCAG GTGAAGATGAACAATCTACTGAGATGGCTGCCAGGTGGGAAGATGAGAAGGTGACTGAAGCTGCCTCAGATGGTTTTGTTGCTATTAAAATTGACTCCAAAAG tgaAGCATGCCTGCAGTTTTCTCAAATCT ATCCCGTAGTGTGCGTTCCATCCAGTTTTTTTATAGGAGACAATGGAATCCCTTTGGAAGTAATTGCTGGCAGCGTTTCTGTTGAAGAGCTTGTTACCAGAATCCATAAAGTTAGACAG ATGCACACAGTAAAAGGGCAGCCTTTGGAAAATGGAAGTCCGTCACCTGCTCCCTGTCACTCCTCTCAGTCTGATGGTGCTCCAGAAAATACACAGTCCAGAGCAGCAGAGCTTTGTGACTCTCCCGAGTCCGTTACGTCTGAGACAATAAGACCTTCTGCCGGTAATG ATGGAGCAAATTTAGGTCAAGCAAGCCAGGAAGCAGCTAATTCTTCAGATGGGCAAGTGAGTGATGCTCAGCCTGTGAATGATCTTACGCTCAAAGTAGAACG AATAACAAAAAAGCttgaagaaaggagagaagagaaaaggaaagaggaagaacag aaagaaattaagaaagaaattgaaCGGAGAAAAACTGGTAAGGAAATGTTGGAGTACAAAAGACGACAGGAAGAAGAATTGACAAAACGTATGTTAgaggaaaggaacagagaaaaggcagaggagaaggctgctAGAGAGCGTATAAGACAACAGATTGCAATG GATCGTGCTGAAAGAGCAGCTCGCTTTGCAAAATcaaaggaagaggcagaagctgcaaaagctgcagctcttcaggcTAAACAGGCTGAAATAGAAGCCAGAAAAGAAGCATCTCAAAAAGAGCGAAG CGCAATAGCCAGGATTCAGTTCCGCCTCCCAGATGGATCTTCCTTCACTAACCAGTTCCCATCTGAAGCACGGCTAGAAGAAGCAAGGCAATTTGCTGCACAG aCGGTTGGTAATGCTTACGGCAATTTTTCACTGGCAACAATGTTTCCCAGAAGAGAGTTTACCAAAGAAGATTACGGAAAGAAATTACTGGAACTAGAGTTAGCACCCAGTGCTTCAGTAGTGTTGCTGCCG GCGGGAAGACCTGCTACTTCTGTTGTTCAGGCTTCAGGCGGTGATCTGTGGAAGTTCTTGGGCACAATACTTTATCCTCTCTTAGCGGTTTGGAGATTTATTAGCAACTTTTTGTTTACAAGTCCACCCCCCTCACAGTCTGCTGTGAGATCGGCTCATCAGCAAGACCATTCAAGTCCTTCGGCATCTAGCAGCGTTGAGCAAAGCAG GCAAGCAGTCAGGAAACGAGTAGTGGAAAAGCGGGGGgaagactttaaaaaagaaggcaaaatatATAGACTGAGGACTCAAGACGATGGAGAAGATGAAAACAACACTTGGAATGGAAATTCTACACAACAAATGTAG
- the UBXN4 gene encoding UBX domain-containing protein 4 isoform X3, with protein sequence MGEDEQSTEMAARWEDEKVTEAASDGFVAIKIDSKSEACLQFSQIYPVVCVPSSFFIGDNGIPLEVIAGSVSVEELVTRIHKVRQMHTVKGQPLENGSPSPAPCHSSQSDGAPENTQSRAAELCDSPESVTSETIRPSAGNDGANLGQASQEAANSSDGQVSDAQPVNDLTLKVERITKKLEERREEKRKEEEQKEIKKEIERRKTGKEMLEYKRRQEEELTKRMLEERNREKAEEKAARERIRQQIAMDRAERAARFAKSKEEAEAAKAAALQAKQAEIEARKEASQKERSAIARIQFRLPDGSSFTNQFPSEARLEEARQFAAQTVGNAYGNFSLATMFPRREFTKEDYGKKLLELELAPSASVVLLPAGRPATSVVQASGGDLWKFLGTILYPLLAVWRFISNFLFTSPPPSQSAVRSAHQQDHSSPSASSSVEQSRQAVRKRVVEKRGEDFKKEGKIYRLRTQDDGEDENNTWNGNSTQQM encoded by the exons ATGG GTGAAGATGAACAATCTACTGAGATGGCTGCCAGGTGGGAAGATGAGAAGGTGACTGAAGCTGCCTCAGATGGTTTTGTTGCTATTAAAATTGACTCCAAAAG tgaAGCATGCCTGCAGTTTTCTCAAATCT ATCCCGTAGTGTGCGTTCCATCCAGTTTTTTTATAGGAGACAATGGAATCCCTTTGGAAGTAATTGCTGGCAGCGTTTCTGTTGAAGAGCTTGTTACCAGAATCCATAAAGTTAGACAG ATGCACACAGTAAAAGGGCAGCCTTTGGAAAATGGAAGTCCGTCACCTGCTCCCTGTCACTCCTCTCAGTCTGATGGTGCTCCAGAAAATACACAGTCCAGAGCAGCAGAGCTTTGTGACTCTCCCGAGTCCGTTACGTCTGAGACAATAAGACCTTCTGCCGGTAATG ATGGAGCAAATTTAGGTCAAGCAAGCCAGGAAGCAGCTAATTCTTCAGATGGGCAAGTGAGTGATGCTCAGCCTGTGAATGATCTTACGCTCAAAGTAGAACG AATAACAAAAAAGCttgaagaaaggagagaagagaaaaggaaagaggaagaacag aaagaaattaagaaagaaattgaaCGGAGAAAAACTGGTAAGGAAATGTTGGAGTACAAAAGACGACAGGAAGAAGAATTGACAAAACGTATGTTAgaggaaaggaacagagaaaaggcagaggagaaggctgctAGAGAGCGTATAAGACAACAGATTGCAATG GATCGTGCTGAAAGAGCAGCTCGCTTTGCAAAATcaaaggaagaggcagaagctgcaaaagctgcagctcttcaggcTAAACAGGCTGAAATAGAAGCCAGAAAAGAAGCATCTCAAAAAGAGCGAAG CGCAATAGCCAGGATTCAGTTCCGCCTCCCAGATGGATCTTCCTTCACTAACCAGTTCCCATCTGAAGCACGGCTAGAAGAAGCAAGGCAATTTGCTGCACAG aCGGTTGGTAATGCTTACGGCAATTTTTCACTGGCAACAATGTTTCCCAGAAGAGAGTTTACCAAAGAAGATTACGGAAAGAAATTACTGGAACTAGAGTTAGCACCCAGTGCTTCAGTAGTGTTGCTGCCG GCGGGAAGACCTGCTACTTCTGTTGTTCAGGCTTCAGGCGGTGATCTGTGGAAGTTCTTGGGCACAATACTTTATCCTCTCTTAGCGGTTTGGAGATTTATTAGCAACTTTTTGTTTACAAGTCCACCCCCCTCACAGTCTGCTGTGAGATCGGCTCATCAGCAAGACCATTCAAGTCCTTCGGCATCTAGCAGCGTTGAGCAAAGCAG GCAAGCAGTCAGGAAACGAGTAGTGGAAAAGCGGGGGgaagactttaaaaaagaaggcaaaatatATAGACTGAGGACTCAAGACGATGGAGAAGATGAAAACAACACTTGGAATGGAAATTCTACACAACAAATGTAG
- the UBXN4 gene encoding UBX domain-containing protein 4 isoform X4, translating to MNNLLRWLPGGKMRSEACLQFSQIYPVVCVPSSFFIGDNGIPLEVIAGSVSVEELVTRIHKVRQMHTVKGQPLENGSPSPAPCHSSQSDGAPENTQSRAAELCDSPESVTSETIRPSAGNDGANLGQASQEAANSSDGQVSDAQPVNDLTLKVERITKKLEERREEKRKEEEQKEIKKEIERRKTGKEMLEYKRRQEEELTKRMLEERNREKAEEKAARERIRQQIAMDRAERAARFAKSKEEAEAAKAAALQAKQAEIEARKEASQKERSAIARIQFRLPDGSSFTNQFPSEARLEEARQFAAQTVGNAYGNFSLATMFPRREFTKEDYGKKLLELELAPSASVVLLPAGRPATSVVQASGGDLWKFLGTILYPLLAVWRFISNFLFTSPPPSQSAVRSAHQQDHSSPSASSSVEQSRQAVRKRVVEKRGEDFKKEGKIYRLRTQDDGEDENNTWNGNSTQQM from the exons ATGAACAATCTACTGAGATGGCTGCCAGGTGGGAAGATGAGAAG tgaAGCATGCCTGCAGTTTTCTCAAATCT ATCCCGTAGTGTGCGTTCCATCCAGTTTTTTTATAGGAGACAATGGAATCCCTTTGGAAGTAATTGCTGGCAGCGTTTCTGTTGAAGAGCTTGTTACCAGAATCCATAAAGTTAGACAG ATGCACACAGTAAAAGGGCAGCCTTTGGAAAATGGAAGTCCGTCACCTGCTCCCTGTCACTCCTCTCAGTCTGATGGTGCTCCAGAAAATACACAGTCCAGAGCAGCAGAGCTTTGTGACTCTCCCGAGTCCGTTACGTCTGAGACAATAAGACCTTCTGCCGGTAATG ATGGAGCAAATTTAGGTCAAGCAAGCCAGGAAGCAGCTAATTCTTCAGATGGGCAAGTGAGTGATGCTCAGCCTGTGAATGATCTTACGCTCAAAGTAGAACG AATAACAAAAAAGCttgaagaaaggagagaagagaaaaggaaagaggaagaacag aaagaaattaagaaagaaattgaaCGGAGAAAAACTGGTAAGGAAATGTTGGAGTACAAAAGACGACAGGAAGAAGAATTGACAAAACGTATGTTAgaggaaaggaacagagaaaaggcagaggagaaggctgctAGAGAGCGTATAAGACAACAGATTGCAATG GATCGTGCTGAAAGAGCAGCTCGCTTTGCAAAATcaaaggaagaggcagaagctgcaaaagctgcagctcttcaggcTAAACAGGCTGAAATAGAAGCCAGAAAAGAAGCATCTCAAAAAGAGCGAAG CGCAATAGCCAGGATTCAGTTCCGCCTCCCAGATGGATCTTCCTTCACTAACCAGTTCCCATCTGAAGCACGGCTAGAAGAAGCAAGGCAATTTGCTGCACAG aCGGTTGGTAATGCTTACGGCAATTTTTCACTGGCAACAATGTTTCCCAGAAGAGAGTTTACCAAAGAAGATTACGGAAAGAAATTACTGGAACTAGAGTTAGCACCCAGTGCTTCAGTAGTGTTGCTGCCG GCGGGAAGACCTGCTACTTCTGTTGTTCAGGCTTCAGGCGGTGATCTGTGGAAGTTCTTGGGCACAATACTTTATCCTCTCTTAGCGGTTTGGAGATTTATTAGCAACTTTTTGTTTACAAGTCCACCCCCCTCACAGTCTGCTGTGAGATCGGCTCATCAGCAAGACCATTCAAGTCCTTCGGCATCTAGCAGCGTTGAGCAAAGCAG GCAAGCAGTCAGGAAACGAGTAGTGGAAAAGCGGGGGgaagactttaaaaaagaaggcaaaatatATAGACTGAGGACTCAAGACGATGGAGAAGATGAAAACAACACTTGGAATGGAAATTCTACACAACAAATGTAG